In Lathyrus oleraceus cultivar Zhongwan6 chromosome 2, CAAS_Psat_ZW6_1.0, whole genome shotgun sequence, the DNA window ATGTGAAATTAATAATTgaacttttttattttttattagcTTGTGGTTTCTTTTAATATAGACTCGATTTGAACGTCCTCATCACCATCATGTTTATCCATTGTTTCTGGACATCTTGGACTCGTTTAAAGAAAAGGAAAAGAGTCTTGACGATGTCATTAAAGAGGTATgtttttatatttatttttgtaaaattTTGATATCTAATCTTAAGATCAATTAATTTGAAAAGATCAATTCTAACATCTACTTGTAGAATCATGTTTAAAATCGAGCAAAACTTTATATATCATAAATTATTTGAGCCTAACATCAAATCTAAGATCATGAGAATATATGTTATAATGTTAATGTCAAGGTTTTATATTGTGGTTTTATTATGCATCTTTATTGAAGTAAATTTTAGACAGTCGATCACAGTTACAATTGACATCATTTTACAAATATGCAGATGTTGACACAATTTTAAAACTATACTCAGTTTTTTATTTCTCATTTTTCTTGTGTGATACTCATTATATTTGTAATTGGATTTTTTTTTTCAGGTCAATTTGCTTTTCAAAGGCCATGATGATCTGATTGATGAGTTTACTAATTTTCTTCCTTGATTCGGCGGCTGATATGTATGAGTTATTCAAGAAAAAATAAATATTGCAAATATTAAAATTTAGGGCTCGAATATGGAGATAAAATATGATTTTAGATTCAATTTTAATGTTTGTAATTTGCAAGATTTGCTGAACATTTGTTCCAATAAATTATTTAAGTTTGTGAAGATTTTGTGTAAAAATTATTATTGATGAAATTAAGTGAAATATTTAAATAAATctaaatttataaaatattattgtaaacaataaaataaatctaaaattataaTATAATTTCGCAAAGAAAAGTTTTCATTCCACCATCACGAGACAATATAAATCAAAATTTTGATTATTGAAAGTAGACGAGTACTTGATGTATTAATTGATTATTAGGAGGATCTCAATTGATTTTCACAAAATTTGCTGTTGTAAAtagttttttttacttttaaaaaaacaaaatatattAATATAAAAAACTAAATAGATTTTGACTTAAATACATTCCTTTAATTTGATGTATTTTAACTTTTATTCTCTCCATTTTAAAACTAACATTTGGATCTCTCAATTTTACTATTCTTGAAATTTTTACAGTCTCTTTCCAATTTTGGAAACGTGACATTGATGATTAGAACTAAAATTAAACTTTTAATGACATaacaagtagaataatttattatttattattattttaaaataattaattaataaattaatcattctatcatttttattaagtttttttgaaatattaaataataaaattatgaaaaagAAATGTTGTGTCTTAGCCCAATTTTTCACGTGTCAGTCAAGCATTCCAATTACAAGTTGATGATAATATAACATATATAAACCCTTAAGCAAAGTACAACGTGGGGTCAGCTTACAACTTAAAGCTATTGTACTAATTCtacaactcttcttcatcatctaCATCAATTCTTTCATCATTAACATCAAACTTTCCATAAATTCAACTCAATTACCCATAAATTCAATTTTATCTTTATATTTTAAAACGTATATACACGTTCACTATCGTTTAAGTTTAGTATTATGTTCAACTATTTATCTTATGGTAGAGACTCAGTTGATAAAAAAAAGTACATTAAACTAAGTAGTTACACACTACATTTATCTTTGGAGTCTTGGGTTGACAAGTGATGAATTGGGCTAAGGCTCaacatttattttttataatttaattatttaatatttaagaaaacataataaaaatgatagaatgattaattattaattaatttttttttaaaaaaataataagtAAAAAATTATCCTACTCATCCATGTCATGTcatttaaaatttatttttaatcttaATTATTAATGTCACATCTACAAAATTGAGGGGGGTAATGGAAATTTCAAGAATAGTAAAGTTGCGATGCCAAAATTCTTGTTTTTAAAATGTAATGATTAAAAGTTAAAAAACATCAAACTAAGAGAAACAGAAATGCATTTAAGCCATGGATCATTTACATAGATAAAATGAATTCATCCTTAATACAACTATCAAATATAGACAAATTAAGATAGAAAATTCCCAAAAAAAAAACTCTACAAAACATATGCCAAATCACAAATTGGGAAAATATACTCCATGGTTGCATACAAATAAAATAACATGTTTATTCCTTGgtattaattaaatatttaaaacCTACCAGACTATATGGGTTCAACTGATTGGGATTCGATAGACAATACCATGTTAAAAATAACACTTTAATTTTATAAAACCCAATCAAACAAGAGTTTAATGAAGATGTACTGAAAGAGTAAAAAAAAATTACACTGTCATCCAATAGAAATATATCATTATTCCATGTCATATAAGTAATTTAAAATTTTTAGTCCGACATAGTAGAATACATGATCGTCATTGATTAACAGTGTAAAATTATTTTACACGGTTGGTGcatcatttcttttctcatcgAACAAATGGATGGGATAACTATTGTGTAATTCAAtttcaaacttttttttttgCTTATTAGATCTAGCAAAATAGATTTATCAAGAAATATTCCATTGTTTTTGCAATTTCAATATATTCCATAAATAAAAAGAGAAATGACATTTTGACATCTAACATTTACACTATATTGTATATACTTTTTAGAAATATTGGTTTTTATGTAATTTTCCAAACAAATAAGGACAATTTGATCAATAGAGACTAAAGTGTTTATTTTAAATTTCAGTTTTAGTTTTTCTCTCATCCCTGGTGGCAAACTATCTCTCACAAAGTTTTCTCTCGATTTTGTAGTGCCTCTTCCTCTTTCAATACATGGTTTTTCTGGCGCTCTTCCTCTCTTAACAAAGGAGAGATGACGTGTATCTCAACTCGCGATAGTGTTGTTATTTAACTCGCGACGACGCTATTCTTTAGCTCGCGACGATGCTATATTAATCAACTTCTACATCTTCCTCTTGAATAATACCATCATCTATCAAAA includes these proteins:
- the LOC127121400 gene encoding paired amphipathic helix protein Sin3-like 6; this encodes MGGTGAKKPTVDFDYALEYVSKVKTRFERPHHHHVYPLFLDILDSFKEKEKSLDDVIKEVNLLFKGHDDLIDEFTNFLP